The following proteins come from a genomic window of Pseudomonas putida:
- the fliH gene encoding flagellar assembly protein FliH, with protein MSSKETHPSDLIRARDLEGVDVWALPSFDPEPEPEPEPEPEIIEEEVEEVPLEEVQPLTLEELEAIRQEAYNEGFATGEREGFHSTQLKVRQEAEEALNARLADLEQLMAHLLEPIAEQDTQIEKTLVHLVAHMARQVIGRELRSDSSQITQVLREALKLLPMGADNIRIHLNPQDFELAKALRERHEESWKLLEDDALLPGGCRIETAHSRIDATMETRIEKAVAQLFDQLHDQSLHPAAPDVSIELGANDAP; from the coding sequence ATGTCCAGCAAAGAAACTCACCCCAGCGACCTGATTCGTGCACGTGACCTGGAAGGCGTCGATGTATGGGCACTGCCCAGCTTCGACCCTGAGCCGGAACCGGAGCCGGAACCGGAACCCGAAATCATCGAGGAAGAGGTCGAGGAAGTGCCGCTGGAGGAAGTCCAGCCCCTGACCCTTGAAGAGCTCGAAGCGATCCGGCAGGAGGCCTACAACGAAGGTTTCGCCACCGGCGAGCGCGAGGGTTTTCACAGCACCCAGTTGAAGGTGCGACAGGAGGCTGAGGAGGCGCTCAATGCCCGGCTGGCTGACCTGGAACAACTGATGGCACACCTGCTCGAGCCTATTGCCGAGCAGGACACACAGATCGAGAAGACCCTCGTTCACCTGGTGGCGCACATGGCGCGCCAGGTGATCGGTCGCGAACTGCGCAGCGACTCCAGTCAGATCACCCAAGTACTGCGTGAAGCGTTGAAGCTGCTGCCCATGGGTGCGGACAATATCCGCATTCACCTCAATCCCCAGGATTTCGAGCTGGCCAAGGCCCTGCGCGAACGCCATGAGGAGAGTTGGAAGCTGCTTGAGGATGACGCCCTGTTGCCAGGGGGTTGCCGCATCGAAACCGCGCACAGCCGCATCGACGCAACCATGGAAACCCGTATCGAAAAGGCCGTGGCCCAGCTGTTCGACCAGTTGCACGACCAGTCCCTGCACCCGGCGGCGCCGGATGTATCGATCGAGCTGGGCGCCAACGATGCGCCTTGA
- the fliG gene encoding flagellar motor switch protein FliG, whose amino-acid sequence MSDNRAVTAKLSRTDKAAILLLSLGETDAAQVLRHMGPKEVQRVGVAMAQMGNVHREQVQQVMSEFVEIVGDQTSLGVGSDGYIRKMLNQALGEDKANGLIDRILLGGNTSGLDSLKWMEPRAVADVIRFEHPQIQAIVVAYLDPDQAGEVLSNFDHKVRLDIILRVSSLNTVQPAALKELNQILEKQFSGNSNAARTTLGGIKRAADIMNFLDSSVEGALMDSIREVDNDLSEQIEDLMFVFNNLADVDDRGIQALLREVSSDVLVVSLKGADERVKDKIFKNMSKRASELLRDDLEAKGPVRVSDVETAQKEILTIARRMAEAGEIVLGGKGAEEMI is encoded by the coding sequence ATGAGTGATAACCGAGCCGTTACCGCCAAGCTGAGCCGCACCGACAAGGCGGCAATCCTTTTGCTCTCGCTGGGTGAGACCGATGCCGCCCAGGTACTGCGGCACATGGGCCCCAAAGAAGTGCAGCGGGTCGGTGTGGCCATGGCTCAGATGGGCAACGTGCACCGCGAGCAGGTCCAGCAGGTGATGAGCGAGTTCGTCGAGATCGTCGGCGACCAGACCAGCCTGGGTGTAGGTTCCGACGGTTATATCCGCAAGATGCTCAACCAGGCCCTGGGCGAGGACAAGGCCAACGGCCTGATCGACCGCATCCTGCTGGGTGGCAACACCAGTGGCCTGGACAGCCTCAAGTGGATGGAGCCACGGGCGGTGGCGGATGTGATCCGTTTCGAGCACCCGCAGATCCAGGCCATCGTGGTCGCCTACCTCGACCCCGATCAGGCTGGCGAAGTGCTGAGCAACTTCGACCACAAGGTGCGCCTGGACATCATCCTGCGCGTGTCGTCGCTCAACACCGTTCAGCCTGCGGCGCTCAAGGAACTGAACCAGATTCTCGAGAAGCAGTTCTCGGGTAACTCCAATGCCGCACGCACTACCCTGGGTGGCATCAAGCGCGCCGCCGACATCATGAACTTCCTCGACAGCTCCGTGGAAGGTGCACTGATGGACTCGATCCGCGAGGTCGACAACGACCTGTCGGAGCAGATCGAAGACCTGATGTTCGTCTTCAACAACCTGGCCGATGTCGACGACCGCGGCATCCAGGCGCTGTTGCGCGAAGTATCGTCGGATGTACTGGTGGTGTCGCTCAAAGGTGCTGACGAGCGGGTCAAGGACAAGATTTTCAAAAACATGTCCAAGCGTGCTTCGGAACTGCTGCGCGACGACCTCGAGGCCAAGGGCCCGGTGCGCGTCAGCGACGTGGAAACGGCGCAGAAGGAAATCCTCACCATTGCCCGACGCATGGCCGAGGCCGGCGAGATCGTACTCGGCGGCAAGGGTGCCGAGGAAATGATTTAA
- the fliF gene encoding flagellar basal-body MS-ring/collar protein FliF, giving the protein MAEAVVDNAPAKSGPPASKPPLFGMAFLENISQMPMLRQVGLLVGLAASVAIGFAVVLWSQQPDYRPLYGSLAGMDTKQVMDTLAAADIPYNVEPNSGALLVKADDLSRARLKLAAAGVAPSDGNVGFELLDKEQGLGTSQFMEATRYRRSLEGELARTVSSLNNVKAARVHLAIPKSSVFVRDERKPSASVLVELYPGRSLEAGQVMAIVNLVATSVPELDKSQVTVVDQKGNLLSDQLQDTALTMAGKQFDYSRRMEGMLTQRVHNILQPVLGNDRYKAEVSADLDFSAVESTSEQFNPDQPALRSEQSVNEQRASSSGPQGVPGALSNQPPAGAAAPENATAAAPAAGAIQPGQPLVDANGQQIMDPATGQPMLAPYPADKRLQTTKNFELDRSISHTRQQQGRLTRLSVAVVVDDQVKVDAAGETTRAPWGAEDLARFTRLVQDAVGFDASRGDSVTVINVPFAADRGEEIADIAFYQQPWFWDIVKQVLGVVFILVLVFGVLRPVLNNITGGGKQAAATDSDMELGGMIGLDGELANDRVSLGGPTSILLPSPSEGYEAQLNAIKGLVAEDPGRVAQVVKEWINADE; this is encoded by the coding sequence ATGGCTGAAGCAGTCGTCGATAACGCCCCCGCCAAAAGTGGCCCGCCAGCGTCCAAACCGCCGCTGTTCGGCATGGCGTTTCTGGAAAACATTTCGCAGATGCCCATGCTGCGTCAGGTCGGCCTGCTGGTCGGGTTGGCGGCGAGCGTGGCGATCGGCTTCGCCGTGGTGCTGTGGTCGCAGCAGCCGGACTACCGCCCGCTGTATGGCAGCCTGGCGGGTATGGACACCAAGCAGGTCATGGATACCCTGGCCGCTGCAGACATTCCCTACAATGTCGAGCCCAATTCCGGTGCTCTGCTGGTCAAGGCCGACGACCTCTCCCGTGCGCGCCTGAAACTGGCAGCTGCCGGCGTTGCGCCAAGCGACGGCAACGTCGGCTTCGAACTGCTCGACAAGGAGCAGGGCCTGGGTACCAGCCAGTTCATGGAAGCCACCCGTTACCGCCGCAGCCTGGAAGGCGAGTTGGCGCGTACGGTCTCCAGCCTGAACAACGTCAAAGCAGCGCGCGTGCACCTGGCGATCCCGAAAAGCTCGGTGTTCGTGCGCGATGAGCGCAAGCCAAGCGCCTCGGTCCTGGTCGAACTGTACCCGGGCCGTTCGCTGGAAGCCGGCCAGGTGATGGCGATCGTCAACCTGGTCGCCACCAGTGTGCCCGAGCTGGACAAGTCGCAGGTCACCGTGGTCGACCAGAAAGGCAACCTGCTCTCCGACCAGTTGCAGGACACGGCGTTGACCATGGCTGGCAAGCAGTTCGACTACAGCCGCCGCATGGAAGGCATGCTCACCCAGCGTGTGCATAACATCCTGCAACCGGTACTGGGCAACGATCGCTACAAGGCCGAGGTGTCGGCGGACCTTGACTTCAGTGCAGTGGAATCCACTTCCGAGCAATTCAACCCGGACCAGCCGGCGCTGCGCAGCGAGCAGTCGGTCAACGAGCAGCGCGCCAGCAGTTCGGGGCCGCAAGGTGTGCCTGGCGCGCTGAGCAACCAGCCGCCCGCAGGTGCAGCAGCGCCTGAAAACGCCACCGCCGCAGCCCCTGCTGCCGGTGCCATCCAGCCTGGCCAGCCGCTGGTGGATGCCAACGGCCAGCAGATCATGGACCCGGCCACCGGCCAGCCAATGCTCGCGCCATACCCTGCCGACAAGCGTCTGCAGACCACCAAGAACTTCGAGCTGGACCGCTCGATCAGCCACACCCGCCAGCAGCAGGGTCGCCTGACTCGTCTGTCGGTGGCGGTAGTGGTCGATGACCAGGTCAAGGTCGACGCTGCCGGCGAGACCACCCGTGCGCCGTGGGGCGCCGAAGACCTGGCGCGCTTCACCCGCCTGGTACAGGACGCCGTTGGCTTCGATGCCAGCCGTGGCGACAGCGTGACGGTGATCAACGTGCCGTTCGCCGCCGATCGCGGCGAAGAAATCGCCGACATCGCGTTCTATCAGCAGCCGTGGTTCTGGGACATCGTCAAGCAGGTGTTGGGCGTGGTGTTCATCCTGGTACTGGTGTTCGGCGTGCTGCGCCCGGTACTCAACAACATCACTGGCGGCGGCAAGCAGGCTGCTGCAACGGACAGCGACATGGAGCTGGGCGGCATGATCGGTCTGGATGGCGAACTGGCCAACGACCGCGTCAGCCTGGGTGGCCCGACAAGCATTCTGTTGCCAAGCCCGAGCGAGGGTTACGAGGCACAGCTCAACGCAATCAAAGGCCTGGTGGCCGAAGACCCGGGCCGTGTCGCCCAGGTCGTGAAAGAGTGGATCAACGCCGATGAGTGA
- the fliE gene encoding flagellar hook-basal body complex protein FliE, whose product MSQGVEFNRLMLDMRAMQADAMSLPKATAAPELAEGQSSFADMLGQAIGKVHQTQQASTQLANAFEIGKSGVDLTDVMIASQKASVSMQALTQVRNKLVQAYQDIMQMPV is encoded by the coding sequence ATGAGCCAAGGTGTTGAATTCAATCGTCTGATGCTGGACATGCGTGCCATGCAGGCCGATGCCATGTCGCTGCCAAAAGCCACTGCCGCCCCCGAATTGGCAGAAGGCCAGAGCAGCTTCGCCGATATGCTTGGCCAGGCCATCGGCAAAGTGCACCAGACCCAGCAGGCGTCGACCCAGCTCGCCAATGCTTTCGAGATCGGCAAGAGCGGCGTCGACCTGACTGACGTGATGATCGCCTCGCAGAAAGCCAGCGTTTCCATGCAGGCGCTGACCCAGGTACGCAACAAGCTGGTCCAGGCGTACCAGGACATCATGCAGATGCCGGTTTGA
- a CDS encoding sigma-54-dependent transcriptional regulator yields MLIKVLLVEDDRALRQALGDTLEIGGFAYRAVGSAEEALEAVQRDAYSLVISDVNMPGMDGHQLLAHLRRQHPQLPVLLMTAHAAVERAVEAMRQGAVDYLVKPFEPKALLSLVERHAAGRLSAAEDDGPVACEPASRQLLELAARVARSDSTVLISGESGTGKEVLARYIHQQSPRAAQPFVAINCAAIPDNMLEATLFGHEKGAFTGAIAAQAGKFEQAEGGTLLLDEISEMPLGLQAKLLRVLQEREVERVGGRKPIALDIRVLATSNRDMAGEVAAGRFREDLFYRLSVFPLAWQPLRERAGDILPLAERLLARHVAKMKHAPVRLSAAAQACLQAHGWPGNVRELDNALQRALILQQGGVIEAADFCLAGAIPLSAVAPVTALPVAVEPAGEVGGLGDDMRRHEFQMIIDTLRAERGRRKEAAERLGISPRTLRYKLAQMRDAGLDVEASLYG; encoded by the coding sequence ATGCTCATCAAGGTGCTGCTGGTCGAGGATGACCGTGCGTTGCGCCAAGCGCTTGGCGATACCCTTGAGATCGGCGGTTTTGCCTATCGTGCTGTCGGCAGCGCGGAAGAAGCGCTGGAGGCGGTGCAACGCGACGCCTATAGCCTGGTAATCAGTGACGTGAACATGCCGGGGATGGATGGGCATCAGTTGCTGGCGCACTTGCGCCGCCAGCACCCGCAACTGCCGGTGCTGCTGATGACCGCTCACGCTGCGGTGGAGCGCGCTGTCGAGGCGATGCGCCAGGGTGCTGTGGATTACCTGGTCAAACCCTTCGAGCCCAAGGCGCTGCTGAGCCTGGTCGAGCGCCATGCCGCCGGGCGCCTGAGTGCGGCTGAGGACGACGGGCCGGTGGCCTGCGAACCTGCCAGCCGCCAATTGCTGGAGCTTGCTGCACGTGTGGCCCGCAGCGATTCGACCGTACTCATCTCCGGTGAGTCGGGCACCGGCAAGGAAGTGCTTGCGCGGTACATCCACCAGCAGTCGCCGCGTGCAGCACAGCCATTTGTTGCGATCAACTGCGCGGCCATACCGGACAACATGCTCGAGGCGACTTTGTTCGGTCACGAGAAAGGAGCCTTCACCGGCGCCATTGCGGCGCAGGCCGGCAAATTCGAGCAGGCCGAGGGTGGCACCTTGCTGCTCGACGAGATTTCCGAAATGCCTCTGGGCCTGCAGGCCAAGCTGTTGCGTGTCTTGCAGGAGCGTGAGGTGGAGCGGGTAGGGGGGCGCAAGCCGATTGCCCTGGACATTCGTGTGCTGGCAACCAGCAATCGCGACATGGCAGGTGAAGTGGCGGCCGGGCGGTTCCGCGAAGACCTGTTCTATCGCCTGTCGGTGTTCCCGTTGGCCTGGCAGCCGCTGCGTGAGCGTGCCGGTGACATCCTGCCGCTGGCCGAACGCTTGCTGGCGCGGCATGTGGCGAAGATGAAGCATGCGCCCGTGCGTCTGTCGGCTGCGGCGCAGGCCTGCCTGCAGGCTCATGGCTGGCCAGGCAATGTGCGCGAACTGGACAACGCCTTGCAGCGGGCGCTGATCCTGCAGCAGGGCGGGGTGATCGAGGCGGCGGATTTTTGTCTGGCCGGCGCCATTCCCTTGTCGGCGGTTGCACCGGTCACAGCGTTGCCTGTGGCGGTCGAGCCGGCAGGGGAGGTCGGTGGCCTGGGCGATGACATGCGCCGCCATGAGTTCCAGATGATCATCGACACCTTGCGCGCCGAGCGCGGTCGCCGCAAGGAGGCTGCCGAGCGGCTTGGCATCAGCCCGCGCACCCTGCGCTACAAGCTCGCGCAAATGCGCGATGCCGGGCTCGACGTGGAAGCCAGCCTTTACGGGTGA
- a CDS encoding sensor histidine kinase codes for MPQAAHVSRVPDPQGPTPVEQESRQGLEQAFALFDQVSTQLNQSYSMLEARVSELKGELAVVGAQRMAELNEKERLANRLQNLLALLPGGVIVIDDQGLVREANPAACELLGEPLLGQLWRQVIARSFAPRKDDGHEVSLRDGRRLSIATRSLDAEPGQLVLLNDLTETRRLQDQLARHERLSSLGRMVASLAHQIRTPLSAAMLYASHLAEDERELAPETRRRFAGSLKERLHELEHQVRDMLVFARGELPLGDRLSPKGLFQALQQAAQPHVQGHAVRWQCDSHLGELLCNRDTLVGAMLNLIENALQASVGAARLKVHLYRRAHTLHLCVSDAGSGIEADLLGRLGEPFLTTKATGTGLGLAVVMAVVRAHHGKLQLRSRVGRGTCVRVELPLIGEQPAEVA; via the coding sequence ATGCCCCAGGCCGCCCATGTTTCCCGAGTCCCTGATCCGCAGGGGCCTACCCCCGTCGAACAGGAGAGTCGACAGGGGCTTGAGCAGGCGTTTGCCCTGTTCGACCAGGTCTCCACCCAGCTCAACCAGTCCTACAGCATGCTCGAGGCCCGCGTCAGCGAGCTCAAAGGCGAGTTGGCGGTGGTCGGCGCCCAGCGCATGGCCGAGCTGAACGAGAAAGAGCGCCTGGCCAATCGCTTGCAGAACCTGCTGGCCCTGCTGCCCGGCGGGGTGATCGTCATCGATGACCAAGGCCTGGTGCGCGAAGCCAACCCGGCGGCCTGTGAGCTGTTGGGTGAGCCCTTGCTCGGCCAGTTGTGGCGCCAGGTGATCGCCCGCAGCTTCGCTCCGCGCAAGGATGACGGGCATGAGGTGTCATTGCGCGATGGCCGTCGTTTGTCCATTGCCACCCGTTCGCTGGATGCTGAGCCAGGCCAACTGGTGCTGCTCAATGACCTGACCGAAACCCGTCGTCTGCAAGACCAGTTGGCACGCCATGAGCGCCTGTCGTCGCTGGGGCGCATGGTCGCTTCGCTGGCCCATCAGATACGCACGCCGCTGTCGGCGGCCATGCTCTACGCCAGCCACCTGGCGGAAGACGAGCGTGAGCTTGCGCCGGAGACCCGCCGGCGTTTCGCCGGCAGCCTCAAGGAACGTCTGCACGAATTGGAGCACCAGGTGCGCGATATGCTGGTGTTCGCCCGCGGCGAGCTGCCACTGGGTGACCGGTTGAGCCCAAAGGGCCTGTTCCAGGCCTTGCAGCAAGCTGCCCAGCCCCATGTCCAGGGCCATGCCGTGCGTTGGCAATGCGACAGCCACCTGGGTGAGTTGCTGTGCAATCGCGACACCCTGGTCGGTGCCATGCTCAACCTGATAGAGAACGCCCTGCAGGCAAGCGTTGGCGCTGCGCGGCTCAAGGTGCACCTGTATCGGCGCGCACATACCCTGCACCTGTGCGTCAGTGATGCCGGCAGCGGCATCGAGGCCGACCTGTTGGGGCGCCTGGGTGAGCCGTTCCTGACCACCAAAGCTACCGGCACCGGGCTCGGCTTGGCTGTGGTCATGGCCGTGGTGCGGGCGCACCACGGCAAGTTGCAGTTGCGCTCCAGGGTAGGGCGTGGCACCTGCGTCAGGGTGGAGTTGCCGTTGATCGGCGAGCAGCCTGCGGAGGTCGCATGA
- the fleQ gene encoding transcriptional regulator FleQ, giving the protein MWRETKILLIDDDSARRRDLAVVLNFLGEENLPCSSQDWQQVVGALSSSREVLCVLIGTVDAPGNVLGLLKTVAGWDEFLPVLLIGEISSADFPEELRRRVLANLEMPPSYSQLLDSLHRAQVYREMYDQARERGRQREPNLFRSLVGTSRAIQHVRQMMQQVADTDASVLILGESGTGKEVVARNLHYHSKRREAPFVPVNCGAIPAELLESELFGHEKGAFTGAITSRAGRFELANGGTLFLDEIGDMPLPMQVKLLRVLQERTFERVGSNKTQSIDVRIIAATHKNLETMIEGGTFREDLYYRLNVFPIEMAPLRERVEDIPLLMNELISRMEHEKRGSIRFNSASIMSLCRHGWPGNVRELANLVERMAIMHPYGVIGVSELPKKFRYIDDEDEQLVDSLRSDLEERVAINGHAPSFANHAMLPPEGLDLKDYLGSLEQGLIQQALDDANGIVARAAERLRIRRTTLVEKMRKYGMSRQGGEEQAED; this is encoded by the coding sequence ATGTGGCGTGAAACCAAGATTCTCCTGATCGATGACGACAGCGCCCGCCGCCGCGATCTGGCAGTGGTTCTGAACTTCCTCGGCGAAGAAAACCTGCCCTGCTCCAGCCAGGATTGGCAGCAGGTGGTGGGGGCATTGTCTTCCAGCCGTGAAGTGCTCTGCGTGCTCATCGGAACCGTGGATGCTCCAGGCAATGTGCTTGGGTTGCTTAAGACAGTGGCCGGGTGGGATGAGTTCCTTCCGGTATTGCTGATCGGCGAAATTTCTTCTGCGGATTTCCCCGAAGAGCTCCGCCGTCGCGTGCTGGCCAACCTTGAGATGCCGCCCAGCTATAGCCAGCTGCTCGACTCCCTGCACCGTGCCCAGGTCTATCGCGAGATGTACGACCAGGCCCGTGAGCGTGGCCGTCAGCGCGAGCCCAACCTGTTCCGCAGCCTGGTGGGCACCAGCCGCGCCATCCAGCATGTTCGGCAGATGATGCAGCAGGTCGCCGATACCGACGCCAGCGTGCTCATTCTTGGTGAGTCCGGTACTGGCAAGGAGGTGGTCGCGCGCAACCTGCATTACCACTCCAAACGCCGCGAAGCGCCGTTCGTGCCGGTCAATTGCGGGGCGATCCCGGCCGAATTGCTGGAAAGCGAACTGTTCGGCCACGAGAAGGGTGCGTTCACGGGCGCCATCACCAGCCGTGCCGGGCGTTTCGAGCTGGCCAATGGCGGTACGCTGTTCCTTGACGAGATCGGCGACATGCCGCTGCCGATGCAGGTCAAGCTGTTGCGTGTGCTGCAGGAGCGTACCTTCGAGCGGGTGGGCAGCAACAAGACCCAGAGCATCGATGTGCGCATCATCGCCGCAACCCACAAGAACCTCGAGACCATGATCGAGGGTGGGACCTTCCGCGAAGACCTGTACTACCGCCTCAACGTGTTCCCGATCGAGATGGCGCCGTTGCGTGAGCGTGTGGAAGACATTCCGCTGCTGATGAACGAGCTGATTTCGCGCATGGAGCATGAGAAGCGCGGCTCGATACGCTTCAATTCTGCATCGATCATGTCGCTGTGCCGGCATGGCTGGCCGGGCAACGTCCGCGAGCTGGCCAACCTGGTCGAGCGCATGGCGATCATGCACCCGTACGGCGTGATTGGCGTGTCGGAGCTGCCGAAGAAATTCCGCTACATCGACGATGAAGACGAGCAGTTGGTCGACAGCCTGCGCAGCGACCTCGAAGAGCGCGTGGCGATCAACGGCCACGCGCCGAGCTTCGCCAACCATGCCATGCTGCCGCCTGAGGGCCTGGACCTGAAGGATTACCTGGGCAGCCTGGAGCAGGGGTTGATCCAGCAAGCGCTGGACGATGCCAACGGTATCGTGGCGCGGGCGGCTGAACGTTTGCGCATTCGGCGTACCACCTTGGTGGAGAAGATGCGCAAGTACGGCATGAGCCGCCAGGGCGGTGAGGAGCAGGCTGAAGATTGA
- a CDS encoding flagellar protein FliT translates to MSKVIEGIERTRSELLAALASRDWDAVGELDLKCRLCVEDVLTEALSNEDAVRSSLEGLLAVYGQLIDVASGERQSIVDEMTQIRQAKSAAKVYHLFS, encoded by the coding sequence ATGAGCAAGGTGATCGAGGGTATCGAGCGGACTCGCAGCGAGTTGCTTGCCGCATTGGCCAGCCGTGACTGGGATGCGGTAGGTGAGCTTGACCTTAAGTGTCGTCTTTGTGTCGAGGACGTTCTGACTGAGGCGCTCAGCAATGAAGACGCGGTACGCTCGAGCCTTGAGGGCCTGCTAGCGGTCTACGGGCAGTTAATTGATGTTGCAAGTGGTGAACGTCAATCTATAGTCGATGAGATGACGCAAATCCGTCAGGCGAAAAGTGCCGCCAAGGTATACCATCTGTTCAGTTGA
- the fliS gene encoding flagellar export chaperone FliS encodes MNPMLALRQYQKIGAQAQTSEASPHRLVQMLMEGGLDRIAQASGAMQRKDIAGKGIAIGKAIGIIGGLREGLDRDNMTDELNRLDGLYLYMTRRLSEANIQNDPAILDEVRDLLNTVKEGWDAIAPQPMVP; translated from the coding sequence ATGAATCCAATGTTAGCCCTTCGGCAGTACCAGAAGATTGGCGCCCAGGCGCAGACCTCCGAAGCGAGCCCGCATCGCTTGGTACAGATGCTTATGGAAGGTGGCCTGGACCGTATTGCCCAGGCCAGTGGCGCGATGCAGCGCAAGGACATCGCCGGCAAGGGCATCGCGATCGGCAAGGCTATTGGCATCATTGGCGGGCTGCGCGAAGGTCTGGATCGTGACAACATGACCGACGAGCTCAATCGTCTCGACGGCCTCTACCTGTACATGACTCGTCGTCTGAGTGAGGCCAATATCCAAAATGATCCGGCGATCCTGGATGAGGTCAGGGACTTGCTGAACACTGTCAAGGAAGGCTGGGACGCGATCGCTCCGCAGCCGATGGTTCCCTGA
- the fliD gene encoding flagellar filament capping protein FliD, with amino-acid sequence MASPILPSLGLGSGLDTSAIVKALVDAEKTPKQSQLDRRTSANTASISAVGSLKSALTAYKTALEKLNDSANPAFLGSTAASSNDKYVKATAGSSAVNGSYSIQVTQLATASRVASQRFTDSSSVVSASGGTLTITQNSVDFDVTIPANATLQQARDAINAQASGKGFTANIVNDGTGSRLVLSSETMGEGSDISTSGIADLTIDPAAQMTDAGGAGRIGDLAKDAEFDIDGMKLTSKSNKVDNAISGMTFELLSKTETLSPVSVTVTANTDGLKKSVQSFVDAYNALVNTINSVSVSTKAADGSWNTPALSGDPAVRSMLTAMRNELVVSGTGGSGQLTVLSQLGINTAQSSGLLEFDSTKFTKAINDQKLGGEVQNLFNGDGGLLDRMVKTMEPFSASGGVLDERNKSLEVAKKSLSMEQSSLDARIKDLEASLTKKYNTMDTLVGQLNAQRDSVVSIFEAMAAQQKNS; translated from the coding sequence ATGGCAAGTCCAATTCTACCGAGTTTGGGGCTGGGTTCCGGTCTCGATACCTCGGCCATTGTGAAGGCCCTGGTTGATGCCGAAAAGACTCCCAAGCAGAGCCAGCTCGACCGCCGCACGTCGGCGAATACCGCATCGATTTCGGCGGTGGGTAGCCTCAAAAGTGCGTTGACCGCCTACAAGACGGCGCTGGAAAAGCTTAACGACAGTGCCAACCCTGCGTTTCTCGGGTCGACGGCAGCCTCCTCCAACGACAAGTACGTCAAGGCCACTGCAGGCAGTTCGGCAGTCAACGGCAGCTATTCGATTCAGGTTACCCAACTGGCCACGGCGTCGCGCGTGGCCAGTCAGCGCTTCACCGACAGCAGCTCGGTCGTTTCCGCCAGTGGTGGCACGCTGACCATCACCCAGAATAGTGTCGACTTCGATGTGACCATACCGGCCAACGCTACGCTGCAGCAGGCGCGTGATGCCATCAACGCCCAGGCGAGCGGCAAGGGCTTCACCGCCAACATCGTCAACGATGGTACCGGTTCGCGGTTGGTGTTGAGCTCTGAAACCATGGGCGAAGGTTCGGATATCTCTACTTCGGGGATCGCTGACCTGACCATCGACCCGGCAGCGCAGATGACCGATGCCGGTGGTGCTGGCCGTATCGGCGATCTCGCAAAGGATGCTGAGTTCGATATCGATGGCATGAAGCTCACCAGCAAATCGAACAAGGTCGATAACGCGATCAGTGGCATGACGTTCGAGCTGCTGTCCAAGACCGAAACGCTCAGCCCGGTGAGCGTCACCGTGACTGCTAATACTGACGGCCTGAAAAAGTCGGTGCAGTCATTCGTCGATGCCTATAACGCGTTGGTGAATACGATAAACAGTGTGAGCGTGTCGACCAAGGCTGCAGACGGCAGTTGGAACACTCCGGCTCTGTCGGGTGACCCGGCAGTGCGCAGCATGCTGACGGCCATGCGTAATGAGCTGGTGGTCTCCGGTACCGGTGGTTCGGGGCAATTGACGGTACTTTCGCAGTTGGGGATCAATACCGCTCAGAGTAGCGGCCTGCTGGAGTTCGACAGCACCAAGTTCACCAAGGCGATCAATGATCAGAAGCTCGGTGGCGAGGTGCAGAACCTGTTCAATGGTGACGGCGGCCTGCTCGATCGCATGGTCAAGACCATGGAGCCGTTCTCTGCGTCCGGTGGTGTGCTGGATGAGCGCAACAAGTCGCTTGAGGTTGCCAAGAAAAGCCTGAGCATGGAGCAGAGCTCTCTGGATGCCCGCATCAAGGACCTGGAGGCGTCGCTGACCAAGAAGTACAACACCATGGACACCCTGGTTGGGCAGCTCAATGCTCAGCGCGACAGCGTCGTTTCCATTTTTGAAGCAATGGCGGCACAACAGAAGAACTCCTGA
- a CDS encoding flagellar protein FlaG: MDISVKSSPSYPVSSLVGSVEHNTAADKVSGQLRKTSQEDAPKSEAELQSAVKEIQDFVQSLQRNLEFSVDDSTGRWVVKVVARDSGEVIRQIPSETALELARSLQDVNSLLFDEKV; this comes from the coding sequence ATGGACATAAGCGTCAAGTCAAGCCCGTCGTATCCTGTGTCGTCGCTGGTTGGCAGCGTCGAGCACAATACTGCGGCTGACAAGGTTTCAGGTCAGCTGCGCAAGACATCGCAGGAAGACGCTCCCAAGAGCGAGGCCGAGTTACAATCGGCCGTCAAGGAAATACAAGATTTCGTCCAGTCGTTGCAGCGCAACCTGGAATTTTCGGTGGATGATTCCACCGGCAGGTGGGTCGTCAAGGTCGTTGCCCGCGACAGCGGTGAGGTGATCCGTCAGATCCCGTCGGAAACAGCGCTTGAGCTGGCCCGAAGCCTGCAAGATGTCAACAGTCTGCTCTTCGATGAGAAAGTCTGA